The Streptomyces sp. NBC_00440 genome contains a region encoding:
- the ald gene encoding alanine dehydrogenase, producing MKIGIPREVKNHEYRVAITPPGVHELVRAGHSVQVEKDAGTGSSIADADYVRAGATIVPTADEVWADSALVLKVKEPVAEEYHRMRADQTLFTYLHLAASKECTDAMLESGITGVAYETVQAVDGSLPLLFPMSEVAGRLAPQAGAHHLTRAAGGRGVLMGGVSGTRPAKVVVIGAGVSGMNAVAVATGMWADVVLLDKNIDKLRAADRMYGGRITTVASNAYEVEAAVLDADLVIGAVLVPGARAPRLISNELVSRMKPGSVLVDIAIDQGGCFEDSRATTHADPVYRVHNSVFYCVANMPGAVPNTSTYALTNVTLPYVLNIANNGIAAAAQSDAAIERGINIVGGQVTYRPVAEAHGLKYVDAAQALV from the coding sequence GTGAAGATCGGGATTCCGCGCGAGGTCAAGAACCACGAGTACCGGGTGGCCATCACTCCCCCCGGCGTCCATGAGCTGGTCCGGGCCGGCCACTCCGTCCAGGTCGAGAAGGACGCCGGCACCGGCTCGTCGATCGCGGATGCCGACTACGTCAGGGCGGGCGCCACGATCGTGCCGACCGCCGACGAGGTCTGGGCGGACTCGGCGCTGGTGCTGAAGGTCAAGGAGCCCGTCGCGGAGGAGTACCACCGCATGCGTGCCGACCAGACCCTGTTCACCTACCTGCATCTGGCGGCCTCCAAGGAGTGCACCGACGCGATGCTGGAATCCGGGATCACCGGGGTGGCGTACGAGACGGTGCAGGCGGTGGACGGCTCGCTGCCACTGCTCTTCCCGATGTCCGAGGTGGCCGGCCGGCTGGCGCCGCAGGCCGGCGCCCACCACCTGACCCGGGCGGCGGGGGGACGCGGTGTGCTCATGGGAGGCGTATCGGGGACCCGCCCCGCCAAGGTCGTCGTGATCGGCGCCGGAGTGTCGGGGATGAACGCGGTGGCGGTGGCCACCGGTATGTGGGCCGATGTGGTGCTGCTCGACAAGAACATCGACAAGCTCCGGGCCGCCGACCGGATGTACGGGGGCCGGATCACCACCGTCGCCTCCAACGCGTACGAGGTCGAGGCGGCGGTTCTGGACGCCGATCTGGTCATCGGCGCGGTGCTGGTCCCGGGCGCCAGGGCGCCGAGGCTGATCTCCAACGAACTGGTCTCGCGCATGAAGCCGGGGTCGGTCCTCGTCGACATCGCCATCGACCAGGGCGGCTGCTTCGAGGACTCCCGGGCGACCACCCACGCCGACCCGGTCTACCGCGTGCACAACTCGGTCTTCTACTGCGTCGCGAACATGCCGGGCGCGGTGCCGAACACCTCCACCTACGCGCTGACCAACGTCACGCTTCCGTACGTTCTGAACATCGCGAACAACGGGATCGCCGCCGCCGCGCAGTCGGACGCCGCCATCGAGCGCGGCATCAACATCGTGGGCGGCCAGGTCACTTACCGCCCGGTGGCCGAGGCGCACGGTCTCAAGTACGTCGACGCCGCCCAGGCGCTCGTCTGA
- the pdxR gene encoding MocR-like pyridoxine biosynthesis transcription factor PdxR, translating to MPRTLIEIDRTSGEPLYRQIRKALEHGIAVGTIDAERRLPSSRELARELSLSRNTVNAAYQELVAEGFVESRERQGIFVNREMRPYCAVEERPPAERFDWGARLRGHPEDRLPHIEKLPDWADYPYPFLAGQVDLRAFPARDWSRALNEALYQPHAQYSLQDSIAADDPLLVEMLCRQLLPARGVEAAPDEVLVTVGSQQGLDLLSRALLGTGSTVAVEDPGYLDARHIFVRAGARLLPLPVTSAGVVPPAGLAGVDLLHVTPSHHHPTNVTLSIGRRRELLSLVRESGTVIVEDDYDSEFRYQGSPTPALKGLDSTGQVVYLGTFSKFLAPGLRMGYVVASRELIRELRDLRRYSVRHPSGHIQRALALLIQSGEYHRAVRRYRGQLMRKWEAVTAAVNTHLPWHTTPSPGGVSLWMTGPRELDCRRLVELAQRRGVLIERGDIYFLSGQPPLNHFRIGFAAPQVRAIDPGISILGGLVERMLAGA from the coding sequence ATGCCACGTACATTGATCGAGATCGACCGGACGTCGGGGGAGCCGCTCTACCGGCAGATCCGCAAAGCGCTCGAACACGGCATCGCCGTCGGCACCATCGACGCCGAGCGGAGGCTGCCCTCGTCGCGAGAGCTGGCCCGGGAGCTGAGCCTGTCCCGCAACACCGTCAACGCGGCCTACCAGGAGCTGGTCGCCGAGGGGTTCGTGGAGAGCCGCGAACGGCAGGGGATCTTCGTCAACCGCGAGATGCGCCCCTACTGCGCGGTGGAGGAGCGCCCGCCGGCCGAACGCTTCGACTGGGGGGCGCGGCTGCGCGGCCACCCCGAGGACCGGCTGCCGCACATCGAGAAGCTGCCCGACTGGGCCGACTACCCCTATCCTTTCCTCGCCGGGCAGGTGGACCTGCGGGCCTTTCCCGCCCGTGACTGGTCCAGAGCGCTCAACGAGGCCCTCTACCAGCCGCACGCCCAGTACAGCCTCCAGGACAGCATCGCCGCCGACGACCCGCTGCTGGTCGAGATGCTCTGCCGCCAACTGCTGCCCGCGCGCGGGGTGGAGGCCGCACCGGACGAGGTCCTGGTGACCGTGGGTTCCCAGCAGGGGCTCGACCTGCTGAGCCGGGCCCTGCTGGGGACCGGCTCGACCGTGGCCGTGGAGGACCCCGGCTATCTGGACGCCCGGCACATCTTCGTACGGGCCGGGGCCCGGCTGCTCCCGCTGCCGGTCACCTCCGCCGGGGTCGTCCCGCCGGCCGGTCTGGCCGGGGTGGACCTGCTGCATGTGACGCCGTCCCACCACCATCCGACCAACGTCACACTGAGCATCGGACGGCGCAGGGAACTCCTCTCGCTGGTACGGGAGAGCGGCACGGTCATCGTCGAGGACGACTACGACAGCGAGTTCCGCTACCAGGGCAGCCCGACGCCCGCACTGAAGGGACTGGACAGCACCGGCCAGGTCGTCTATCTGGGCACGTTCTCGAAGTTCCTGGCACCCGGACTGCGCATGGGGTACGTGGTGGCTTCCCGTGAACTCATCAGGGAACTGCGGGACTTGCGGCGCTACTCCGTACGGCATCCGTCCGGGCACATCCAGCGCGCCCTCGCGCTGCTCATCCAGTCCGGTGAGTACCACCGCGCCGTACGCCGCTACCGGGGCCAGCTGATGCGCAAGTGGGAGGCCGTCACCGCCGCCGTCAACACCCATCTGCCCTGGCACACCACGCCGTCGCCGGGCGGGGTGAGCCTGTGGATGACCGGGCCCCGCGAACTGGACTGCCGCAGGCTGGTGGAGCTGGCTCAGCGGCGCGGTGTGCTCATCGAGCGCGGCGACATCTACTTCCTCTCGGGGCAGCCGCCGCTGAACCACTTCCGGATCGGCTTCGCGGCCCCGCAGGTACGCGCGATCGACCCGGGCATCAGCATTCTGGGCGGCCTGGTGGAGCGGATGCTGGCGGGGGCTTAG